One genomic region from Balaenoptera acutorostrata chromosome 1, mBalAcu1.1, whole genome shotgun sequence encodes:
- the LOC103001724 gene encoding LOW QUALITY PROTEIN: chymotrypsin-like elastase family member 2A (The sequence of the model RefSeq protein was modified relative to this genomic sequence to represent the inferred CDS: substituted 1 base at 1 genomic stop codon) yields the protein MIRALLLSTLVAGALSCGLPTYLPNLPRVVGGEDVRANSCPWQVSLQYSSDGQWRHTCGGSLIDPNWVLTAAHYISSSRTYRVVLGRHCLTTHEPGSLVVKVSELVVQEEWNSNQLSKGSDIALLRLAKPIALTDKIQLGCLPPAGAIVPNNCICXVTGWGRLQRNGALPDVLQQGELLAVDSATCSQPGWWGSTVKTSMICAGGDGVISSCNNSGLPRGDSGGPLNCQAANGQWQVHGVVRFGSSLSCNYYHKPSVFTQFSNYIDWINSVIENN from the exons ATGATCAGGGCCCTACTGCTGTCTACATTGGTGGCTGGAG CTCTCAGCTGTGGGCTCCCCACTTACCTGCCCAACCTGCCCAGGGTGGTTGGAGGTGAAGATGTGAGAGCCAACAGCTGTCCCTGG CAGGTCTCCCTGCAGTACAGCTCCGATGGCCAGTGGCGCCACACCTGCGGAGGGTCTCTGATAGACCCAAACTGGGTCCTGACAGCTGCCCACTACATCAG TTCCTCCAGGACCTACCGCGTGGTGCTGGGCCGGCACTGCCTCACTACCCATGAGCCTGGCTCGCTGGTCGTCAAGGTCTCCGAGCTTGTGGTGCAAGAGGAATGGAACTCCAACCAGCTCTCCAAAGG GAGCGACATTGCCCTGCTCAGACTGGCCAAGCCCATCGCCCTGACTGACAAGATCCAGCTAGGCTGCCTACCGCCCGCTGGCGCCATTGTACCCAACAACTGCATCTGCTAAGTCACGGGCTGGGGAAGGCTGCAGAGGAA CGGAGCTCTTCCTGACGTCCTGCAGCAGGGCGAGCTGCTGGCTGTGGACTCTGCCACGTGCTCCCAACCTGGTTGGTGGGGCAGCACTGTGAAGACCAGTATGATCTGTGCTGGGGGTGATGGTGTGATCTCCAGCTGCAAT AACTCTGGCCTTCCCCGGGGGGACTCCGGCggaccactgaactgccaggcgGCTAATGGCCAGTGGCAAGTGCACGGCGTGGTCCGCTTCGGGTCCTCCCTCAGTTGCAACTACTACCACAAGCCCTCCGTCTTCACACAGTTCTCCAACTACATTGACTGGATCAATTCA GTGATTGAAAATAACTAA